One region of Sulfurisphaera ohwakuensis genomic DNA includes:
- a CDS encoding NAD(P)/FAD-dependent oxidoreductase: MQQLNQHNEIYDVIIVGAGIAGLSAALYTSRQRMKTLVVSKDLGGQLTLTDLIENYPVVEPLSGLSLARKVESQAKRFGAKFIYGEEIYKIDKKGDIFELQGILGSYKAKTVILAFGKTPRELNVPGEKEFKGKGVSYCAICDAAFFKDKPAAVVGEGEPGVEAIELLSKYARPAYYISMSTQLVGGDEGTLKSILNNENIKMFLGYKVIRIIGNSKVEGIVIQNPKTKEDKILNVEGVIIEMGYVLRTEFLKDFIKLNEKGEIIVDELGRTNVEGIFAAGDVTNTPYKQAVVAAAEGVKAALSAYNYLRSKSGLPPVNVDWKAEKQKAVVSFRL; the protein is encoded by the coding sequence ATGCAACAATTGAATCAACATAATGAAATATATGATGTAATTATAGTAGGAGCAGGAATTGCTGGACTAAGTGCTGCTTTATATACCTCAAGGCAAAGAATGAAAACGTTAGTTGTCTCAAAAGATTTAGGAGGACAACTCACATTAACTGATCTCATAGAGAATTATCCTGTAGTTGAGCCTTTAAGTGGACTTAGTTTAGCGCGAAAGGTAGAGTCGCAGGCAAAGAGGTTTGGAGCTAAATTCATCTATGGAGAAGAAATATACAAGATAGATAAAAAAGGCGATATTTTCGAACTTCAAGGTATTTTAGGAAGTTATAAGGCTAAGACTGTTATTTTAGCGTTCGGTAAGACACCTAGAGAACTTAATGTGCCGGGTGAGAAAGAGTTTAAAGGTAAAGGTGTATCGTATTGTGCAATTTGTGATGCTGCATTTTTTAAAGATAAGCCAGCTGCAGTTGTAGGAGAAGGAGAGCCTGGCGTAGAAGCCATAGAACTTCTTTCAAAATATGCAAGACCCGCTTATTATATTTCTATGTCTACTCAGTTGGTTGGAGGAGATGAGGGCACATTAAAGTCAATATTGAACAATGAAAATATAAAAATGTTTTTAGGATATAAAGTGATTAGAATTATTGGAAATTCTAAAGTTGAGGGAATAGTTATACAAAATCCTAAGACAAAAGAAGATAAAATTCTAAATGTAGAGGGAGTAATAATAGAAATGGGTTATGTTTTACGAACAGAGTTCTTAAAAGATTTTATAAAACTCAATGAAAAAGGAGAAATAATAGTAGATGAATTAGGAAGAACTAATGTAGAAGGAATATTCGCTGCTGGTGATGTTACAAATACCCCATACAAGCAAGCTGTTGTAGCTGCTGCAGAAGGGGTGAAAGCTGCACTTTCTGCGTACAACTACTTAAGGAGCAAGTCTGGCTTACCTCCAGTAAATGTTGATTGGAAAGCAGAAAAACAGAAAGCTGTAGTTTCATTTAGGCTCTAA
- the xpf gene encoding 3'-flap repair endonuclease Xpf yields MMLRIYADYREKNSGVPDIIKELGAIVIFDNLSVGDYVISDEIAIERKSVEDLVNSVFDKRFFDQLSRLSEAYAKPFILIEGDMEKIRKITSRWKAINSALTSAILEFDLRVVYSNDRKESAEIIYKIAEKSSTSQNKKILNLHEKPKFESLRDMQLYVVEAFPQIGSKLAERLLEKFGSIERICNASVSELEKVLESRKKAEEIYKIIHTTYANKKEERNNKTSLLDFLEPK; encoded by the coding sequence TTGATGCTTAGAATTTATGCTGATTATCGTGAAAAGAACAGCGGAGTCCCAGATATTATTAAAGAATTAGGTGCTATTGTAATTTTTGATAATTTGAGTGTAGGAGATTATGTTATATCTGATGAAATAGCAATAGAAAGAAAAAGCGTAGAGGACTTGGTTAACTCTGTATTTGATAAAAGATTCTTTGATCAGTTAAGTAGATTAAGTGAAGCTTACGCTAAACCCTTCATACTAATTGAAGGTGATATGGAAAAAATTAGAAAAATTACCTCTAGATGGAAGGCTATAAATTCTGCCTTAACAAGTGCTATTTTAGAGTTTGATCTACGAGTAGTGTACTCCAATGATAGGAAAGAATCTGCTGAAATCATTTACAAAATAGCTGAGAAAAGTTCTACCTCTCAGAATAAAAAAATATTAAACCTTCATGAAAAACCAAAATTTGAGAGTTTAAGGGATATGCAGCTATATGTAGTTGAAGCTTTTCCTCAAATTGGGAGTAAATTAGCAGAGAGATTATTAGAAAAATTTGGAAGCATAGAAAGAATTTGTAATGCAAGTGTATCCGAGCTAGAAAAAGTTCTGGAGAGTAGAAAGAAAGCCGAGGAAATATATAAAATTATACATACAACATATGCGAATAAAAAGGAGGAAAGAAATAATAAAACTTCTTTGCTTGACTTCTTAGAGCCTAAATGA